The Stieleria maiorica genome includes the window GGCAGCATCGGTGGTCCGGGTCCGCCGGGTGGAAATGTCGATGATGCGAACCTTTTCGCCTCGGGAACGGCGATCGGTGACACGCGAGAACAACACCGGATGCATCTCGGCGGGGTTGTTTCCCCAGGTGATCAGGACATCGCACGCGTCCAAGTCGGCGTAACATCCGGCCGGTTCGTCCACGCCATAGGTGGCCAGGAATCCGGTCACCGCCGACGCCATGCACAACCGTGCGTTGGGGTCGATGTGGTTGTTGGACAGGCCGCCCTTCATCAACTTCTGCGCCGCGTAACCTTCGGGGATGGTCCACTGGCCGCTACCGTAGAAAGCAAACTTCTCCGGTGCCTCCATGATGCGTTTGGCGATGATGTCGATCGCTTCGTCCCACTCGATCGTTACCAGTTTTCCGTCTTGACGAAGCAGTGGCTTGGTCAACCGATCCTCGCCATACAGGATTCCGCCGACATGGTAGCCCTTGACGCATAGCAGACCCTTGTTGACGTCGGCGGCCTTGTCGCCGGCAACCGCGACGACTCGGCCGTCATGCACGCCGACTTGGACGTGACAACCGGTTCCGCAAAACCGGCACGGCGCCTTGTTCCATGTCAGTGCATCGCCATCGGTGGGCGCGTCGGCGGCGCCCAGCACCGGTAACGAAAACGTTGCATCGCCTAGCACCATCGAACTGGCCGCAGCCATCGCGGCGGACTTCAGAAACCCACGTCGCTTGGAATCCATTTGTGTTTCCTTGAAAAGTATCAGTCCGCCGGATCGGTGGTCGAGGAGGAAGAGATCGGTTGGTCATCAAAGCCGACAAACGCAACTTGAATGCTCGCCACCCCCGGCAAGTCTTGTACCCACTGGTAAATCCTTTTGTCCTCGGCCCTGGATGACGTATCAACAACGACCGCGCACTTCCGATCGTCCATCGCGCCGACTTCGATCGCAGCTTCCTCGCGCAATCGTGAAATCGTCTCGTCGGGATCGTCCCACGCCGGATCGAAAGTGATCACTAATCCGCTGATTGGCACTTCGCTTGCTTCCTGTTCTGGGATGGCGTTGAATATGCACCGCAGTGTATACATTCTGTCTCGTCAGTTATACCTCATCACCAATAGAAAATGCATGAAGCGAATCGCCAGCCTTGTTTCGGCCGCTGTCGTTGGGACGGCCGCGCTGATGGTGTTGCTGTGCCTGGATGACACAACGCTGCGCGACCATTCGCGCACGCAGCGCGACGCTTTGGCTCAGTCAACGATTCCGGCGGGCTCCGAATCGAATGCTGGCATATCCAGCGCGCCGCAGGAGGCTTCCGGTGTGACGTCGCGTCATGCGGTTTTGATTCGACGTCCGGAAGGACCGCCGTTGATTGAGCTTGCGGCGACGGATCCGCAAGGCCGATCGGGGAAAGTGGCCTGTTCGACTTGCCACAGTGTTCGCAAGCCGAATTTCCAGGCCCGCAGCACCGCGGCGTTGGACGAGTTTCATCAGGGGTTAACATTCAATCATGGCACGTTGGCCTGTTACGCTTGCCACAACCCCGATCACAGCGATGCGTTGCGGTTGGCCGACGGCAGCAAGGTCGAGTACCGTGACGTGATGACGCTGTGTTCCCAGTGCCACGCCGACCAGGCCACTTCGTTTCGGCATGGGGCGCATGGCGGAATGAACGGTTATTGGGACCTGTCGCGTGGTCCACAGCGCAAGAACAACTGTATCGATTGCCACGATCCCCACGAACCGCATTTTCCCAAAATGGTCGTCGGCTTCAAGCCACGTGACCGCTTTTCGGAGGCTGGAAAAGAGCATGACGACCACGAATGATTCGTCGCCGAAGGAGAATGGCCAAGGTGATCGCTCGCTGCCGGTGCTGCAAAATTCAAGCCGCCGCACCGCCGTCAAAGGGGCGTTTGCGACGCTGGGCGCTGCTGCGTTTGTCGCCGCCGTGTCGCCGCTGCGTCAAGCCGCCAAGCAGACGACGGCGTCGGAATTCATGCAGACGCACTACAAGCGGTTGACCGATGAAGACAAACGCAAAGTCATCGAGCGGTTGGAAGCAGAGGTCAAGCAGGAGCACGGGGTGGACGTCGACATCGCGGACGACCGTCCGATCCCCGGCACCAAATTCGTCTACGCGATCAATTTGAGTGTCTGTAACGGCAACGGCAAGTGTGTCGAAGCCTGTCACAAGGAAAACAACCACGATCGGGCGACCAACCAGTCGTATATCCGTGTGCTGGAGATGCCCAAGGGCACAATGGACATGGAACACGGCAACACGACCTACAGTGGCGTCGTGCCCAAGGACGACAAGTTTTATTTGCCGGTGCAATGCCAACAGTGTGACGAACCGCCCTGCGTTGACGTTTGCCCGGTCAAAGCGACGTGGAAAGAAGAGGATGGGATCGTCGTGGTGGATTACAACTGGTGCATCGGCTGCCGCTATTGCGAAGCGGCCTGCCCCTACCACGCCCGGCGTTTCAATTGGAAACAAGCAGATGTCCCGGCGGATGAAATCAATCCCGACCAAAGCTACTTGAGCAATCGACTGCGTCCGGTCGGGGTGGTGGAAAAGTGCACCTACTGCTTGCATCGGACGCGTCGCGGCAAGTTGCCGGCATGTCTGGAAGCCTGTCCCACCGGGGCACGCGTGTTCGGAAACATTCTGGATCCAGATTCCAACATCCGATGGATCCTGGAGAACAAACGGGTTTACATCCTGAAAGAAGACTTGGGGACCAAGCCGGCGTTCTTTTACTACTTCGATTGACCGCATTTTGTTGGGCCTGTTGGAGTCTGAACTTTGGGGAACATCAAGCTTGGGACAACCACATCAACAAGTACGATGGCCCTTCCGGGCCGTCGTCCGCGGGGCTCTTTTGACGCTCTTCGTAACTCCGTCCTGCAACGCGTTGCGTTGGGCGACGGCCCGGAAGGGCCGTCGTACTCACGAGACACAATTGCATAAGCGAATCAACCAGGGAATCACATGAGCAGTACGACCGCCTTGCCGACAAGCGAGGACCAGCGGAGCGATGAGCCCCATCTGCTGAGCTACCCTCGATTCCTGAAGCGGATCTTGTGGCTGGCGACCGAGGGATCGTTCGGGTTCTATGCCTGGATGACTCTCCTGACAGCGTTGTCCTTGGTCGGACTCAACGCCTGGGCGAACCAAGTGGCCGGCGGCATGATCGGGACCAACATGACCGATCACGTCAGCTGGGGGCTGTACATCGCCAATTTCACGTTCTGTGTCGGATTGGCCGCCGGCGGGGTGATGATGGTGATTCCGGCCTACCTGTATGACGACGAAGACATGCACAAGGTCGTGATCGTCGGCGAGACGGTGGCGATCGCCGCGATCGTGATGTGTACGCTCAGCGTGGTCGTCGACCTGGGACGGCCGGATCGTTTTTGGCACCTGATCCCCGGCATCGGCGAGTTCAATTGGCCGGTGTCGATGTTGACCTGGGACGTGATCGTGCTGAACGGATACCTGCTGATTAACCTGCACGTCGTCGGCTACTTGCTTTACATGCGTTACTTGGGACGAAAGCCCAATCCGACGTGGTACATCCCGTTTGTGTTCTTGTCGATCTTTTGGGCGATCAGCATTCATACCGTCACCGCGTTCCTGTACTGCGGACTGGGCGGGCGACCGTTTTGGAACACCGCTCTGCTGGCGCCGCGATTCCTGGCATCGGCATTTGTCAGCGGACCGGCGTTCATCATTCTGGTGATGCGTGTGATGCGGGTCACCGCCGGGTACACCGCACCGCTCGGGCCGGCCAGGACGCTGGTCCAGATCATCCGCGTCGCGATGGTAGTGAACTTGGTGATGCTCGCCAGCGAGATTTTCACGCTCTTTTACACCGGAGGCGCGCACGTGTCGGCGGCCAACTACCTGTTCTTCGGGGCACACGGTCACAGCGGATTGGTGCCCTGGATGTGGTCGTCGATCGTCCTGAATCTGATCGGCACAGTGCTCTTCTTCATGCCCTCGGCGATGGAACGTAGCACGGTCCGCATCGTGGCCTGCCTGTGTTGCATCGCCGGGATTTGGATCGAAAAAGGCATGGGGCTGATCATTCCGGGATTCATCCCCTCGACGCTTCACGAGATCGTGGAGTATTCGCCCAGCTTGATCGAGTGGAAAGTCACCGTCGGCATTTGGGCCTTCGGGTTGCTCATCCTGACCGTGCTGATGAAAGTGGTCGTCAGTGTGTTCGGCGGGCAAGTGACCCCGGAACAGCCGACGGTGACGACCTGAAGCAGGTACAATCGGCAGGATACAGCAAGCGTTGGTGTTCAGCCTTTAGGCCAAGACCGCTAAGTTAAGGCCCGGACGCTGGCGCGAACCGGCTGATGTCAAACGATGATCAGCCGTTTGGCGCGAGCCTACGGGCCCCTGCCGAAAGAGAACGACGCTTGACTTAGCGGTACTGGCCTTTAGACGCTTCCCTTGGTCGCGCCTTGACACGAGGGCACCGAGAAATCGGCTAAAGCCTAAACACCAACGACTCAGTCGCCCTTCCCACGTTGTTCCCATGCACCGAGTTCCACTTTGCCTTTTGCTGGTCTTTGCGATCGGAAGTTTCGTCCATGCCGCCGAGCCGTTGATCCAGCGAGACGTTCCGTTCGCCAAGGTCGACGGCACGGAGTTGAAACTGGATTTTTATCCCAGCCGGGCCGACGAAGACGCGAGCCCGTTGATCGTGTGGGTCCACGGCGGTGCCTGGCGCGCCGGTGATAAACGCAGCGTGCCGATCCAACGCTTGACCGAACACGGTTTTGCCATCGCCAGCCTGGATTACCGGCTCAGCGGGACGGCTCGATTTCCCGCGCAAACCGAAGACATCAAAGCGGGGATTCGCTTCGTACGTGCCCACGCCGACCGTTTCGAAATCGATCCCGACCGGATCGTTATTGCGGGGGCGTCCGCCGGTGGCCACCTCGCCGCGCTGGTCGGCGTCAGCAGCGGCGTGCAGGCGTTAGAAAACCTCGCGATGGGAAACGCCGAGGTTTCGTCTGACGTCGCAGCGATCGTTTCACTCTACGGTGCGAGCAACCTGCAAACGATTCTCAGCCAATCGACGCCGCACGGGTTGAGCGTTCGGGAGCCGGCGCTCAAATTGCTGTTGGGGGATCTGCCGACCGCGGTTCCCGAGGCCGCGCGGCTGGCTAGTCCGCTCGCGCACGTCGACTCGGAGGACCCTCCGCTGTTGTTGATTCACGGGGACCAGGATCCTCAAATGCCGATCAACCAATCGCATGAGTTGGAAGGTGCCTACCGGCGGGCCGGACTGGACGCCACCTTCCACGTCGTCCACGGCGCCGCCCACGGCGGAAAGGCGTTCTATCATGACGAACAACTGAAACGGATCGCCGATTGGATACACGGCCGGTTGGAATAACGGGATAGGTTTCCCTGCTCGCCATCCGCTGGATCGACGAGGGGAGTCGACTAAAGGAGCTTTGTTTTCGAACGGGCTGGACAGTCCCCGTCCTCTCCGAGGTCCGCAGGGGAAAAGCTTCGCTTTGGGGATCGCCGAGTTCGGAGAACACGGCGACTCTCGAAACGCATCGTCAACCCGATAGTGGAGCTGCGATAGACTACTGGAAGCCTCTCCAACCGGTTTGCCGACCACCTTTTTCCGTCACTGAGACACAACATGCCCCGACGCTTTCTCATTCTGCTGCTGGTCGCCTCCTTCACTGCCGCCTCGATCACCCAGGCACAATCGCCTGCCAAGCCCCCCAACATCCTCTGGATCGTCGGCGAGAACTTTGACTTGGACTTCGGATGTTACGGGGCGAAGAACGTTCACACGCCGAACGTCGACTCACTGGCTGCCGCGGGGATTCGCTACACCAACGTCTTTTCGACCTCGCCGGTTTGCGCCCCCAGCCGTTCGGCCTTCATGACCGGCATGTACCAGACCACGATCGATACACACCACATGCGTTCACACCGCGACGACGATTATCGGTTACCACCGGGCGTGCGTCCGATCACCCAACGGTTGCACGATGCCGGCTACATCACGGCAAACCTGAAAACCATCGGGGACCGCGTGGTCGGCACGGGTAAATTGGATCTGAACTTTGTCAACGAAGGCCAGCTTTACACGACCGATGATTGGCAGGCACTCAAGTCCGGTCAGCCATTTTTCGCCCAGATCAATCTGCCCGAAGCGGAGTATGACATCTACGATCGCAAATCGGCCGAAAAGGAACGCGTGAAGTGGGTCGGCGAAGAATGGCATCCTCAGGTGGCAATCCCGGACAACGTCACACCGCCGCCGTATTACCCCGACCATCCGGTCACCCGACAGGAATGGGCGCGGTACTTGAATTCCGCCAGTGGAACCGATGTTCGCATCGGCTTGATTCTGGATCGGCTGGAAAAAGACGGCCTGGCCGACGACACGATTGTTGTCTTCTTTGCCGACAACGGACGCCTGGAAGCACGCGGCATCCATTGGTGCTGGGATTCGGGGCTGCACGTCCCGATGGTGATCCGTTGGCCCAAGAACTATCCCGCACCAAAGCAAATCCAACCCGGTGCGGTCAGTGATGAACTGATCAGTTTGATCGATCTGACTGCCACCACGCTGTGGATGGCAGGCATCGATCCGCCGCTGGGGATGCAGGGACGACGTTTTCTCGGCGAGCAAACCGGGGCATCACGCAAGTACGTGTTCAGCGCCCGCGACCGCATCGATGAAACGGAGATCCGCTTGCGCAGCGTCCGCGACAAACGCTATCACTACATCCGCAACTTCACGCCCGGCGCCGGTTTCCCGACGCTGAACCGGTACAAGGAAAAGTGTTTCTTGGTCAAACCGCTGATGCGGCAATTGCATGCGGCGGGAAAGCTGACCGGTGCGCCGGCGGAGTTGATGAAACCGTTTCCCGACGAATTGCTGTACGACACGCAAGCGGATCCGTACGAGAT containing:
- a CDS encoding chaperone NapD — protein: MYTLRCIFNAIPEQEASEVPISGLVITFDPAWDDPDETISRLREEAAIEVGAMDDRKCAVVVDTSSRAEDKRIYQWVQDLPGVASIQVAFVGFDDQPISSSSTTDPAD
- a CDS encoding cytochrome c3 family protein; this translates as MKRIASLVSAAVVGTAALMVLLCLDDTTLRDHSRTQRDALAQSTIPAGSESNAGISSAPQEASGVTSRHAVLIRRPEGPPLIELAATDPQGRSGKVACSTCHSVRKPNFQARSTAALDEFHQGLTFNHGTLACYACHNPDHSDALRLADGSKVEYRDVMTLCSQCHADQATSFRHGAHGGMNGYWDLSRGPQRKNNCIDCHDPHEPHFPKMVVGFKPRDRFSEAGKEHDDHE
- a CDS encoding 4Fe-4S dicluster domain-containing protein is translated as MTTTNDSSPKENGQGDRSLPVLQNSSRRTAVKGAFATLGAAAFVAAVSPLRQAAKQTTASEFMQTHYKRLTDEDKRKVIERLEAEVKQEHGVDVDIADDRPIPGTKFVYAINLSVCNGNGKCVEACHKENNHDRATNQSYIRVLEMPKGTMDMEHGNTTYSGVVPKDDKFYLPVQCQQCDEPPCVDVCPVKATWKEEDGIVVVDYNWCIGCRYCEAACPYHARRFNWKQADVPADEINPDQSYLSNRLRPVGVVEKCTYCLHRTRRGKLPACLEACPTGARVFGNILDPDSNIRWILENKRVYILKEDLGTKPAFFYYFD
- the dsrP gene encoding sulfate reduction electron transfer complex DsrMKJOP subunit DsrP, translated to MSSTTALPTSEDQRSDEPHLLSYPRFLKRILWLATEGSFGFYAWMTLLTALSLVGLNAWANQVAGGMIGTNMTDHVSWGLYIANFTFCVGLAAGGVMMVIPAYLYDDEDMHKVVIVGETVAIAAIVMCTLSVVVDLGRPDRFWHLIPGIGEFNWPVSMLTWDVIVLNGYLLINLHVVGYLLYMRYLGRKPNPTWYIPFVFLSIFWAISIHTVTAFLYCGLGGRPFWNTALLAPRFLASAFVSGPAFIILVMRVMRVTAGYTAPLGPARTLVQIIRVAMVVNLVMLASEIFTLFYTGGAHVSAANYLFFGAHGHSGLVPWMWSSIVLNLIGTVLFFMPSAMERSTVRIVACLCCIAGIWIEKGMGLIIPGFIPSTLHEIVEYSPSLIEWKVTVGIWAFGLLILTVLMKVVVSVFGGQVTPEQPTVTT
- a CDS encoding alpha/beta hydrolase, with the protein product MHRVPLCLLLVFAIGSFVHAAEPLIQRDVPFAKVDGTELKLDFYPSRADEDASPLIVWVHGGAWRAGDKRSVPIQRLTEHGFAIASLDYRLSGTARFPAQTEDIKAGIRFVRAHADRFEIDPDRIVIAGASAGGHLAALVGVSSGVQALENLAMGNAEVSSDVAAIVSLYGASNLQTILSQSTPHGLSVREPALKLLLGDLPTAVPEAARLASPLAHVDSEDPPLLLIHGDQDPQMPINQSHELEGAYRRAGLDATFHVVHGAAHGGKAFYHDEQLKRIADWIHGRLE
- a CDS encoding sulfatase family protein; translation: MPRRFLILLLVASFTAASITQAQSPAKPPNILWIVGENFDLDFGCYGAKNVHTPNVDSLAAAGIRYTNVFSTSPVCAPSRSAFMTGMYQTTIDTHHMRSHRDDDYRLPPGVRPITQRLHDAGYITANLKTIGDRVVGTGKLDLNFVNEGQLYTTDDWQALKSGQPFFAQINLPEAEYDIYDRKSAEKERVKWVGEEWHPQVAIPDNVTPPPYYPDHPVTRQEWARYLNSASGTDVRIGLILDRLEKDGLADDTIVVFFADNGRLEARGIHWCWDSGLHVPMVIRWPKNYPAPKQIQPGAVSDELISLIDLTATTLWMAGIDPPLGMQGRRFLGEQTGASRKYVFSARDRIDETEIRLRSVRDKRYHYIRNFTPGAGFPTLNRYKEKCFLVKPLMRQLHAAGKLTGAPAELMKPFPDELLYDTQADPYEIHNLADSDDASHQEALTRMRAALFTWTVETGDRGSIPERRDVVAPFEKEMHDWFGTPDWYSKQQ